One stretch of Excalfactoria chinensis isolate bCotChi1 chromosome 2, bCotChi1.hap2, whole genome shotgun sequence DNA includes these proteins:
- the TMEM200C gene encoding transmembrane protein 200C: protein MIATGGLLRISARKQDPLRPQSQIPKRKRKAKKKRKNDVVVVKGKLKLCSISGLIALCGILVLLVGIALAVVGYWPKPSQVYREVGGSRHLPPQGGTPKNRSQNQEGSQAESYLVSPPRANSTAATGQEFPQSHPTSSSPQASVGFLFHLFSSYLHSDKLKVLGPLIMGIGIFLFICANAVLHENRDKKTKIINLRDLYSTVIDAHSLRAKDGGASAPLNGFVNYVQSRGLELKPGGEGLGAAAMLAKSSWPPGLAASFSPPDLASSPRRSSFCTLPQPPSLAEAVYSIYREHTAHAGRTFNSPPCSPPESWGQRSTASSIVGSSLSAFTLLPLAQSGRGGGWRKPPGERGAQEIPRGEFELSLTDLSHVEGGYRTRRHKLVLRRQSTSCLPDTRCPLSPEPPRSPAVRGDLDSSLLASSSLSRSLDLGESPPSTPPAITRTDSQSSQSEPSSSNKGYSQLEEAGTSLESVANTPASKIQDCEEEPAEKMDPLKATSTEQTGEQSQQTQRQYTNKEKLFMISRSHAALGLEDGELESTGI from the coding sequence ATGATTGCCACTGGAGGCCTCCTGAGGATCTCAGCTAGGAAACAGGATCCCTTGCGACCACAAAGCCAAATCCCCAAACGCAAACGTAAGGCCAAGAAGAAACGCAAAAATGATGTTGTGGTTGTGAAAGGCAAGCTCAAGCTGTGCTCCATCTCAGGGCTCATCGCCCTTTGTGGCATCCTTGTACTGCTAGTGGGCATCGCTTTGGCTGTTGTGGGCTACTGGCCCAAGCCCAGCCAGGTATACAGAGAAGTTGGTGGGAGCAGGCACCTGCCCCCTCAGGGTGGCACCCCCAAGAACCGCTCCCAGAATCAGGAAGGGTCACAAGCAGAGAGCTACCTGGTGTCACCTCCCAGAGCCAACTCCACTGCTGCTACTGGCCAGGAGTTCCCACAGTCTCATCCCACTTCCTCATCACCCCAGGCTTCGGTGGgtttccttttccatcttttctcaAGCTACTTGCATTCAGACAAACTGAAGGTGTTGGGCCCCCTCATCATGGGTATTGGCATCTTCCTCTTCATCTGTGCCAATGCAGTATTGCATGAGAACCGTGACAAGAAGACCAAGATCATCAACCTGCGGGACCTCTATTCCACTGTTATTGATGCCCACAGCCTGCGGGCAAAGGATGGAGGTGCCTCAGCCCCTCTTAACGGCTTTGTCAATTATGTGCAGTCACGGGGCCTGGAGCTAAAGCCTGGTGGTGAAGGCTTGGGTGCTGCAGCTATGCTGGCCAAGAGCTCTTGGCCGCCAGGGCTAGctgcctccttttccccaccTGACCTAGCATCTTCACCTCGGCGTTCCTCTTTCTGCACCTTGCCACAGCCTCCCAGCCTGGCTGAGGCTGTGTACAGCATCTACCGGGAACATACTGCCCATGCTGGCCGCACATTCAACAGCCCACCCTGCAGTCCACCAGAGAGCTGGGGCCAGCGGAGCACAGCTAGCTCCATTGTTGGATCCTCATTGAGTGCTTTCACTCTTCTGCCCTTGGCACAGAGTGGCAGAGGGGGAGGCTGGCGGAAGCCTCCTGGTGAGCGGGGAGCCCAGGAAATCCCACGGGGGGAGTTTGAACTGAGCCTGACTGACCTCAGCCACGTCGAGGGAGGCTACAGGACAAGGAGGCACAAGCTGGTTCTCAGACGGCAGAGCACCAGCTGCTTGCCTGATACTAGGTGTCCCCTTTCCCCTGAGCCACCTCGGTCTCCAGCTGTCAGGGGGGACCTGGACTCCAGCCTCTTGGCATCTTCTAGCCTCTCCAGATCTCTGGACCTGGGGGAATCGCCTCCCTCAACCCCCCCTGCCATCACCAGGACGGACTCTCAGAGCTCCCAGTCTGAGCCTTCCAGCAGCAATAAGGGCTACAGTCAACTGGAGGAGGCTGGCACCTCCCTGGAGTCAGTTGCCAACACCCCAGCCAGTAAAATCCAGGACTGTGAGGAGGAACCAGCTGAGAAGATGGACCCCCTCAAGGCTACCAGCACAGAACAAACAGGGGAGCAATCTCAGCAAACTCAAAGACAGTACACAAATAAAGAGAAACTCTTTATGATTTCTAGGTCGCACGCTGCATTAGGGCTGGAGGATGGGGAGCTGGAAAGTACTGGCATCTAA